One window from the genome of Engraulis encrasicolus isolate BLACKSEA-1 chromosome 16, IST_EnEncr_1.0, whole genome shotgun sequence encodes:
- the znf330 gene encoding zinc finger protein 330: MPKKKTGARKKAESRKEREKQSRANRDHIDLAKHPCNSSMDCEKCQRRQKNRAFCYFCSSVQKLPMCAQCGKTKCMKSSDCVVKHPGVHSTGMGMVGAVCDFCEAWVCHGRKCLSTHACICPLSDADCIECDRSVWEHGGRIFRCSFCHNFLCEDDQFEHQASCQILESENFKCVSCNRLGQHSCLRCKACYCEDHARSKVFKQEKGKAPPCPKCGHETQETKDLSMSTRTLKFGRGGADEENCWYGASSYASGYGTTNQDDEGDDDYYRDDEDDYEEEDEEEDDDDDEEGDEGEAEATEAVRSLSVGTS; the protein is encoded by the exons ATGCCGAAAAAGAAGACTGGCGCTCGCAAGAAGGCGGAGAGCCGAAAGGAACGCGAGAAGCAGAGTCGGGCTAACCGAGATCACATCGATTTGGCCAAACATCCATGCAATTCATCCATG GATTGTGAAAAATGTCAAAG GAGACAAAAGAACAGAGCTTTCTGTTACTTCTGCAGCTCTGTCCAGAAGTTACCGATGTGTGCTCAATGTG GGAAGACAAAATGCATGAAGTCTTCAGACTGTGTGGTCAAACACCCAGGGGTCCACAGCACAGGGATGGGCATGGTG GGAGCAGTATGTGACTTCTGCGAGGCGTGGGTTTGCCATGGAAGGAAGTGCTTGAGTACTCATGCCTGCATATGTCCTCTCTCCGATGCTGACTGCATTGAGTGTGACCGTAGCGTCTGGGAACATG GTGGGCGCATATTCCGCTGTTCCTTCTGCCATAACTTCCTGTGCGAGGATGATCAGTTCGAGCATCAAGCCAGCTGCCAGATCCTCGAATCAGAGAATTTCAAAT gtGTTTCCTGTAACCGCCTTGGACAGCACTCTTGTTTGAGATGCAAG GCTTGCTATTGTGAAGACCATGCACGCAGCAAAGTTTTCAAGCAAGAGAAAGGCAAAGCACCACCATGTCCAAAGTGTGGACATGAAACCCAGGAGACCAAAGACCTTAGCATGTCAA CACGCACGCTGAAGTTTGGCCGAGGGGGTGCAGATGAGGAGAATTGCTGGTATGGAGCCTCTAGCTATGCATCCGGTTATGGGACCACAAACCAGGATGATGAAGGTGACGATGATTACTACAGAGACGATGAAGATGACTatgaagaggaagacgaggaggaggatgatgatgacgatgaagagGGAGATGAGGGCGAGGCAGAGGCGACTGAGGCAGTGCGCTCCCTTTCAGTTGGCACGTCCTGA